The Theobroma cacao cultivar B97-61/B2 chromosome 2, Criollo_cocoa_genome_V2, whole genome shotgun sequence genome includes the window GTGATTTGGAGTCCTGACTTGAGGGTCTCTCTCTAACAGGGAATCTATTTTAAACCAATTGGAGAATACCTATATTTGCATCTATCCTTACGGATGCTTTTTTGAGGAACAAGGGCTTCCTTTCATCATAGATAGCTTGGGATAGAGGAAAAATCTCTTATGATTGAGAATGCTTGTCTTTACTTGTGTTTGTGAATGAAATTTTTGTACTACAGTGATGTTGACTTACATGGTTACTGTGCTTTTTATGTTTCATATGTTTCTTGCAACCCAATCATCTGAgctattttatttgttctcAGGCTGATGTTGACAATAGTGGGACCATTGATTATGGGGAATTTATTGCTGCAACAGTTCACCTTAATAAACTAGAGCGTGAGGAGCATCTCGTAGCAGCATTCCAATACTTTGATAAGGATGGAAGTGGCTATATTACAGTTGATGAGCTTCAGCAAGCTTGTGCTGAGCATAACATGACAGATGTTTTGCTTGAGGATATAATCAGAGAAGTTGATCAAGATAATGTAAGTCATCTCACCATGATGAGTGGGTGGTTACAATATTCTCAATCTAGCcaaattatttcattaatctttgcagttatttatttatttatatggttGAGCATAGTGCTGATAACAACAATGTAGAATGTTAAAGTACGTCTTCACTGAGTTCTAAATTGGGTGAGGTAGAAAGGTTATTAGAAGGTTGTCTTCTGTCTAGGAATGCCGAGAGCAAGGGAAGGAGGGAGGAAAAATCTAGAAAGATTACTGGATGTGTTGGCTTTCATGTATGTACGTTCTTTAAGAAAAGCATAAAATGTTATAGATGGGTCATTTTGTCAATGACTTGCAATCAATGATACCATGTTAATTTACATTAGACAAAGCAGTGGAGTTTGGGCAAGGGGTCCTACTTGTACTGTTTTCTCAGTTAGAATAGGTCTTCTTTTTTCCTCCATTTGCTGATTAAGCTTCAATGTTCTGCACTTCTGCTGCTTCTGCTTTGTTCAGGATGGAAGAATCGATTATGGTGAATTTGTTGCCATGATGCAAAAAGGCAATGCAGGAATTGGTAGGCGAACCATGCGAAACAGTCTGAATATGAGCATGAGAGATGCACCAGGCGCTTAATAATTTCCAGCCGTGCACATCATGTACAGGTAAATTTTTGAGCTGTCTGTTTATATCCTCTTTCCAGTTTCTAATATCTTCTACCCAGTCCCAGGCTAGCTTCTTAGAAAGGcatcatatattttttgttttgggataGTTGAAGCACAAGCAAAATAAAGCGACTTGCAGTTTAGCCTGTTTAGATTAGATAAACTAAATTATATGGTCATTCCTACTCACTTCTAACCTGAAAATTGAAATGGTCTGCAATGTTGTAAATGTAAAGACTCTTACACTGGTTGGTGAAGCTTCAAGGCTAGCTTCACCACTCATTCAAGTAGCTTAGAACAGTTGTGATACTTTAGAAGTTATGGCCAAGAATCAAGAACACATTAGAAAACTTGATGATTTTGATGCACAATCCATGAACCTTCTCTGATTGTGCATGTGATTTGTATGGAATGAtaatgaattgaaaaactcCAATGTTGTTGTATTGGTGTTGCATTATAGTTAAAGGATTGCTAAGATAGACATCTGCAGCTGTGTTTTAAGATATGTCATACTGGCAACTAGAATCCACAAATGAAATTTGTCAATTTCTCTCAAAAAAACCAGGTCCATGTCTTCCTTTTGCAGGACCTTTTAACCTTCTGCCAATTATATGATACCTGGCTGTTCTCTCTGTTCTTAATCAAGAATACTTACAGTTGCTAATTGGCAGATTGTAAAGCAAAGGCAGAAGAAGATGATCCCTGATAAAGCTTCAAGGAAACAGTTTTGGCTCCTCCCGTGCTCCAGTACTTTGTAGCTGAAGAATTGATTATGGACGGTTCTTTGTTTGAGCATTTACTCAGAAGCTATTGGTTTATAATGCTATATGACTAATCACAAGCTTTGTAAACTTCAGGAGTGTGAATTGTTACAGTTATTCAAATTGCTAGGTTATTAGCGATGTCTTTAATTGAGGctttatgttgatttttgaAGGAAAGGATTTGCAGATATTGTGCTTTAAAACTGGTTTTTTTGCCTTTCTTCTTCGTCTTCATGTATGCGAACCCCTTTTTTAAGCTTGACTGAGGAAATAGATGAGCCTATTTGTATCGATAGAAGGTTAAATGgtgaaataaaaaacaaagtaaatgGAGAATATAGCAAGAGCATAGCTTAACTTGCATCTGTAGTAAAACCAGGATCGTTATTATAACATTGCAGATGCTAAAGATGGTGAAGCAGAAAAATGCCCTGCCGAAGTGAAAGTTTAACTGATGGATAATGTACCCTTCTTCAACATGAGATGAACTCATCCCCCATAAGCCTAAAAAGAGGTTTCTGTGACTGCTAACGTTCACTGGGTCGATTTCCTTTGCAATTTGTTATCCAGTGTATCCTGAATATGAACTGATATTCTGTGGCAGTcaactcaaaaataaaaaatatgggTGAGATTTCTCTTTCTAGATGTAGGGATCAAGTCTAAACCGGAAGACCTCTCTAATCGTCCAATAAATTTTGCCATGAGTTCATAGTTGAATCAGAAATTCATGAATTTATATATGTTCAACAAACAAGCAATGCTGAAGAATCAAGATATTGAACAGTTGAAGGTCATCATCCCAAAGGATAATCCACCTTTCAACAGCCAGCAGATGCTGCATATGTATTAAGATTGtagaaaaagcaaaattttgCAATTTATCTACAGATATTCCTATTTTTGTGGTTTGATTTGACTTCAACTGCAAGTAATGTGCCACTAAACTACCACCaagatataaataatataatcaatGCTGATTTAAATCATCTGGTGGTATACATCCTCTGAAACGGTAGTTTCGCGCGCTACTGAGACTTCCTGCAAAAATAAACAGAGTATCGTCAATGAAAGCATGAAATGATTTCCATTTTCTAGAGAATGGCCATAAAACCTTGGTGTTTCAGCCTATTGTACCAACACAGATAAACGAAAGCCAGTAAACAAGAATGCAAGTTGAAAAACCAGTAAAATgctatatataaaaacatgtaaaaGAAAACTTGCCTTCAACTTCCCCTCACTTGAGAAGCTGCATCTTGATGTAATAGCACATCCCTGATCAAACAGCCACCCCACTTCACTGCAAGTTTCACCTCCGCTTTCTTTTATAGCACACCATAATTGCTTGGGAAGCAATATGAGATTGCTTTCATCTCTTATTGACTTCAGTGACCCATTATCTTTGAGCTCTTGAAGAAAGATCTggagtttttaaaataagttcACAATAAACAGTGATCAGACTATAGAACAACATTCTGTTCATCAAGATTATGCCTAATTGCCTGCTAATGGACCGAGTGATACACAACTAAATAAAGTTGGTGACATATTTGACACTTAAGAAGGATTACATTACTAGGCATAGAGCAAGAAACTAGAGTAACAATGTCTAAGGAATTCTTCAAACTTCCAATTTAgtataaaatataacaatgcatggaaaggaataaaaaagTTCGGAAGCTCAACTAATAGTCTATAGTAGCGGATCTCGATTGGATCAGCTACATTGCTGCTAAATAACCTATTGGTGTTCACTCATCATTACTAAAGTTCAAGTTGAAacttaatagcataaaaaccAGTGTTTTATATTTGAAAGTTTAAAGAGGGAGAATGCCAAGCAAACGGGCAGAGGATTTAAGCCATCAAGAAAAAAAGGCTTAGCAAATGAAGGAGAATTTTACACTCACATCACCAGAACCATCAAAAGTGGCGACAGCATTAGGCCCCTGCCATTCACCAATGATATCAGAAGCTTTTGTGGTAGCTGTTGGAGCAAATGCAGAATCACGAATAGCACATCCACCAAGCTGGTCACCGTTTCTAAATGGACCATACCACTGTTCGCAGAAGACTCTAATATTTTGTAACACCAACTTTGTACCATCCACTCGAACAACCTGAATTATCCTCACACGGGACTCTTTATCCCGAGGATTGATCAAGCAATGCTCCAACTCCCACAGTTCATGTGTACCATTGTCTGCAACCGGCCAGATAGCAGTGTAACATCCACTAGCTTGATATGCAAAAGCAGAAACTTTGTTATCTACACCAACGATATTCCTCTCATCCATGCTATAACGTGTTGCAGCATCTGCTTCACATCCAACAGTTGGAAGTAGTTTTATAGTTTTGTAAGTCATAACCTTCTCCCCTGGTTCAGCAAGTGTAGGGCACTGGGTCTGCCAATCATATACCTTAACCTCCCAATCCCTGTAAGCTTCAGGTACGACAGACTCAGGAAGTTCAATTGGACTCCCTTCAATTGAGAAGTCTGCTCCAAACCCATCCCATTCACCTGACACATTCCTTGCAAATTCTGACCAAGCTTGACAAGTAAAAGAAGACAACATCAGATATTACGGTTACAATTAGAATTTACAACACTAACATTACATTCGTTGTTTCTTTCAACTAATACCTAAAATAgtaactcaaataatcaaattctACGAAAGCAAAAGGGGGCAAAAGAAGGCAAAGTTTCTAAGGAGGGTGAGGGTTTTGTTTACGCAGGATATGGTCATTTATACTTTAAATTAAGCACAGAGAAGAATCAAAATTAGCATGAAGGAAGAAGTAAACAAGTAAACAGCAACCTACCATTAGCAGCAGCAGCAGTAGCAGTAGTGGGATTGGGGTTGTGAAGCTGAACATCAGAAACAGCAGTCTTGGCTAGGCAAGATGGGTTGAAAGTTTTACTATTGCTGCATTGATAAACGTCATGAAGGCGTGGAAACGAATGAAGATAGACTTTAGAATgatgttgatgatgatttactGCTATATTTCTACGCTTTGGCAAAGGGAAAGCCAGGGAGTTAATGGTTCTGTTATGTGATATTACACTGCTTGCTGCTAATACCATTTTCAATCCTTGATGATGCTTTTCTGCTGtcccttcttttcttttctttttatttaaaaaaaaaacttatccTGGCTTTGGTCTCAGAGCATCAATGGTTTCCAAGGAGAAGTTAAAAGAAGCAACCGCCAAAGTGACAATGCAATTATTTGCTGCTGGGCtaaaactgaaaattttagGCTGATGTTGTATTCAGGTCAGTTTTGACGGCCATTTCTGTGCATTATGTTAGCCCAATAGTAAAGCAGCCCAACCATccttcctttttaattttcctgatttttttatatatttgacATAATACCTAAAAcaacttttaaattattttaaaattttaaataaatttttattgttttattatcttcagtcaaatctttatatttttattttttatcaaataagtAACTTATGACTAACAATTGATTaaatgttattaattaaaacattttttatatcaTGTGACGTTAATATGTCATATTAAATTATGACGTAACATATTAATGTGATATAATATCATAatcatatgatatttttacAATACACATCAATatcaagaaaatatgaaataataattaattaactattaatCATATATGTCTAACGTATTTGGTTAGAAATAAAGAATACAAAGTTTGATTGAAAACAATacaacaataaaaatttatatgaatttttttaaaataattcaagaattttttaaaacattatgctttttttattaaaatgataacTCATCAGATTAACTTCTCCAAATGTGATCCTCGCTTATATTTGCaaacaaaaacttaaatttaataGTTGAgtgtttttgaaataaaaaaaaataccatcaaattaaatgatttttaaaaatttcttatcaTGTAAAATGTCGCATTATTATTAGTAAAatattctctctttttgtttgGACATATATTACTGTGAAAAATGGATAGAGATGTTGATGTTTGTGCTACATGAATTCTATACTCATAACATGATTCATGCATTTGTTGCCCAAACTGTTGGCACATCAAAGGCACTTCTTGTGCAATTTTCTACAAGGATGTGACCTAAAATTGcagatttttatttattttgcaatGCTTTTCCACTTGATTTGATAACTTAAAACTTCACACTTTCATTCCTTAGTGTAAGTAGCACACATATTAGCcagattaaaaaaagaaagaaagaaaaagaaaacacatGATTGTCCTGGATGCAGACATAGCCAATCTATATGGTCATACAGCCAATAGTAACTCCTTGGATTAATGGTACTCTTTCCGTCACCACTATAAGAGACACAAATACAACAAAGACTCGAATCAAAACACTCAATTAAGGAAATTGTTTCGTTGAATCGCTGTCCTTCATATACTGAACCCttgttaaaagaaataagccgattaaaattattaaaaaataagcttcttttttttttttaattctttttagaAGCTGGGAAGCTCCTATTGTCACTGATCAACATTTTAGTTGTTTCTGTTTGTCTGATCCAACTAAAAGCTGTTGTTCGTTGGCAAACTGGGGAGATGAACTAGAAGACACATGTAGCACATGCACAGCTTCATtaccaccaaaatatttaTGGACAGCAAGCACTTGACACTTTCGAGAAGCAAAGGGACCAACCCATGTCCTGCCAACCAAACCAACAAGTATATTATTCCCTAACCCCAAATTTGCTTCTTCTTGCGGTGGTACACTCCCACACAAAGTTGACATTTCAACCCCCCACCCCCACATCACCGACGGCAGATATTATCTCTCCACTCCCTACtaaaaaaatagtattttgTCCATACATCGCTCATACGAGGGCTCCATGTGACTATATAAGCTTTGGTCAAATCAGAATTACGATGTATCTTTATATATACTCCTAGtttatatatacttatataaGAACAAATTTATACACCGACAGTTTTTTCTGCATGATCGAGGTGATGCTAAGTGCTAACCCCACTTCGCAATCCTCTCTAGGAGGATACTTGGGACACTTTACACTTTCAATGGCGCTTCAATCTAAGTAACTCGTAGGCAAACTGGCAGCAGAAAGTCTTTTACTCTGTAGCAGTGGCGGGGAAGCTTTGGCTTGGTTTGGTTTGGTCTTGTGAATCATGGTAGCTTGCCGGCTTGGAGGATCGCATAAGATCACATGGCTCACTACCCAAGCTCATGTCATCATTCTATCTTTGCTGGCAATGATTGGAATTGCACCTTAGTCTTTGGCACCGACGTTTGTGGAGAAAGCAACccaatatttttgtataactATATAAAATTACCCTTCTTAATTAGTATATACTAATTACCTCATTTCTAAAGCTATCATCCCctcaattaattattagtaGAACTTTAACTATGAAGATGCCACGAAAATACTAGAAAATCCAGTCTCTTGCAAAACCACTAGATCTATGAATGTGAATGGAAATGATTTTCCCTATATTTAATTGCAAATGCGTTGCAATATTTATAGTGGAGATTGGGAGGTCTTTACTCTTTTTAATTGCATTTTTAATatagtttttaaaagaatacaACAGTATCTCTTGCACaaaaagctttaatattacattacataaataaatataaaacttgtAAAAATTGAACctgcaaaaataaataatgaaataaaaaaaataacaataacaatttgtttttttagcTAACAGATGGTGTCTAATACAGTGAATCCACCTTTGCGGCAACTTCCTTTTTGTGCAATGCATGGTACCCCCATAGCCATAAGGCCATTAACTTGAATTCATGAACAATGTAGACTTT containing:
- the LOC18608373 gene encoding uncharacterized protein LOC18608373, translated to MVLAASSVISHNRTINSLAFPLPKRRNIAVNHHQHHSKVYLHSFPRLHDVYQCSNSKTFNPSCLAKTAVSDVQLHNPNPTTATAAAANAWSEFARNVSGEWDGFGADFSIEGSPIELPESVVPEAYRDWEVKVYDWQTQCPTLAEPGEKVMTYKTIKLLPTVGCEADAATRYSMDERNIVGVDNKVSAFAYQASGCYTAIWPVADNGTHELWELEHCLINPRDKESRVRIIQVVRVDGTKLVLQNIRVFCEQWYGPFRNGDQLGGCAIRDSAFAPTATTKASDIIGEWQGPNAVATFDGSGDIFLQELKDNGSLKSIRDESNLILLPKQLWCAIKESGGETCSEVGWLFDQGCAITSRCSFSSEGKLKEVSVARETTVSEDVYHQMI